The Sebaldella sp. S0638 genome segment ATGATTCATACGGCAGTTCTAATTTTTATGTTTTTGATTTAATTAACGGAAAACTCAAATTAACCACTTTTTTTCAAATTCCCTGAAAGTTATGATTTTCTGTGTATTCCGCGATTTTATTTAAATAGTTATGATAACATCATTGTATATATTTTTTAAAAGAAGAATTTCTTTCTAATCCGTCTCATATTACTGTAAATTAAAAGGCTGAATTCTACACTTAAGAAAATTCAGCCTAAGAGAATTTATAAAATAACTTTCTCTTTTTTATTTTAAGTTTTTTATTCATATTACAAGTATGGAAATCTTTTTTAAACAAGAATATAGCATTTTTTTGGTTTAAATCATATTTTCTTTAAAATACTGCTTTCAATGTTACGCCTACTCTGTAGTCATTCTGATTACTATTTCCTGCTCTGTAATCTCCTGTTACAAAGATTCCATATCTGTCTTCCGCTTCCATCCCTGCTGAAACTCCTGTTCTTATCTGTCCTTTATCTTTCTCTGGTTTTGACAGCTTATGGTAATCTGTTTCTACTTTTGATAACTTTGCATATTCTCTTTTATTCAGATCTCCAAGCTCATATTCATAAGCTGTATCCACTGAGCCTTTCAGTTTCCATCTTTCACTGTTTCCTAGCGGCACCTCTCCTTTTAGTTCCATTCCTGCTCTTGGTCTCACGCTCCATGCGTCATTTCCTTCCACTTCCAGTGATTCCAACCCGCTTTCACTAAATGTAGGCCTTATTATGTACATTGCCTTTATTCCGCCGTAAGGTATTAGACTTGCTCTTTTTCCCAGCAATATTTCTTTCCCTAACTTATTGTCACTTGTTATGCTGTATGTCTCATAACTTCCGCTTAGTTCTGATCTTCCTGCATTTT includes the following:
- a CDS encoding autotransporter outer membrane beta-barrel domain-containing protein, with the protein product ERTYRHTFGYSLGYTHTSFEFKDGNKSEEDVDSIQLGLHNKYNSNNWVLRNDLTGRAGFHNVDRILNWENAGRSELSGSYETYSITSDNKLGKEILLGKRASLIPYGGIKAMYIIRPTFSESGLESLEVEGNDAWSVRPRAGMELKGEVPLGNSERWKLKGSVDTAYEYELGDLNKREYAKLSKVETDYHKLSKPEKDKGQIRTGVSAGMEAEDRYGIFVTGDYRAGNSNQNDYRVGVTLKAVF